From the genome of Muricauda sp. SCSIO 64092, one region includes:
- a CDS encoding glycoside hydrolase family 26 protein, with translation MSCKSSFEVSSRKLSLSDKEADNSAKLLMARIQEIPKMGYAFGHQDATAYGMGWKNDGSLYKSDVAEVSGDFPGIYGFEIGHIELGHQQNLDSVNFDLMTKLIQKAHKTGGIVTISWHPNNPVTKKSAWDPSPAVSEILEGGILHPKYQAWIARVADFMNGLKTKKGKPIPIVFRPFHEMNGSWFWWGHGNCTPEEFQLLWQQTYALLTNTYKVHNLLYCYSSDAVKNREEYLRFYPGDAYVDILGMDLYHKESTEAYEELLQENLSLLATIGKEKGKPYAMTEGGLNRVTVENWWTDVLDKNIADKGIAWALFWRNAWPNHYFGPFKGQKSSENFRKFKALDHVLFLSEVKKIR, from the coding sequence ATGTCATGTAAAAGTTCTTTTGAAGTTTCTTCCAGAAAATTATCCCTTTCCGACAAGGAGGCTGACAACTCCGCAAAACTTCTGATGGCCCGAATTCAGGAAATTCCAAAAATGGGTTATGCTTTTGGACATCAAGATGCAACGGCCTATGGCATGGGCTGGAAAAATGATGGCTCCCTCTACAAAAGTGATGTGGCGGAAGTTTCCGGTGATTTTCCCGGTATTTATGGATTCGAAATTGGACATATTGAACTGGGCCATCAACAGAATCTGGATTCCGTCAATTTCGATCTAATGACCAAACTCATTCAAAAAGCCCATAAAACGGGTGGGATCGTTACCATTAGCTGGCATCCCAATAATCCCGTGACCAAAAAATCGGCCTGGGATCCCTCCCCAGCAGTTTCGGAAATTCTGGAAGGTGGCATCCTACACCCAAAATACCAAGCTTGGATTGCCCGGGTAGCCGACTTTATGAACGGTCTCAAGACCAAAAAAGGAAAGCCCATCCCCATTGTGTTTCGTCCTTTTCATGAAATGAACGGTTCCTGGTTTTGGTGGGGGCATGGCAATTGCACTCCGGAAGAATTTCAATTGCTGTGGCAACAGACCTATGCGCTATTGACCAACACCTACAAGGTTCACAACCTTCTCTACTGCTATTCCAGTGATGCGGTAAAAAATAGGGAAGAATACCTAAGGTTCTATCCCGGCGATGCCTATGTGGATATTTTGGGAATGGATCTCTACCATAAGGAATCAACCGAGGCCTATGAGGAATTGTTACAGGAAAACCTGTCCCTTTTGGCCACAATCGGTAAGGAAAAGGGCAAACCTTACGCCATGACCGAAGGCGGGTTGAACAGGGTAACTGTTGAAAACTGGTGGACGGACGTTCTCGATAAGAACATTGCGGACAAAGGGATTGCCTGGGCACTATTTTGGCGAAATGCCTGGCCCAATCACTATTTTGGCCCCTTTAAGGGACAAAAAAGCAGTGAAAATTTTAGAAAGTTCAAAGCGTTGGACCATGTGCTCTTTTTATCCGAAGTCAAAAAAATACGTTGA